acaaaatttggcggaaaaaaaaaaataataataataataattaaaaaccaattgttcagagaacaattgaaggtctttccatcaaaacaatgtattttgatatgaaaagttgtgaaactaagtttaaaatgtcatttcaatcgtcaaatgatagctcctagtaagctgattccaaaaatatattgtttccatacattttttttaaataagggagataatttgttacttccggtttgaaaaatgttacttccgattatatttgaatatttacttgacactgattccaaaaatatctggttctatatacttttatattaataaagtacaaaaaaaatagctatttccggtttacaaaaggtcacttccggttattttttacaaggttaaatggtttgatacctttttctaaaagttgtatatctttatcatgtatacatatagaataaaagcaaaggtcaaaatctagaacgtcaaattaagctatgaccttgagattaatttcaaggtcataaaccaaggacctcaaatcaaaagaccataggtctttattatatttagttaatgagttatatcaccaaacgcgtatttttaaatacaagagggaaGAAAACTCcattttacattcaacgtacgcttgcaatcaaaatttacatcttacgacatgtcgcaactaacaatttagtaaaaataatttgttgatatcttatacagtctttggatataagtgaaaataagccaaattcaaatattagaatatgaccttgacctttgaccttgacctaattttcatttttaaatggaATGATTTAACAcctcagttaaaataaaacatcatcaatattcaTATATTGAAACTCATCACATGAGATATAcgattataataaaaaaaaatcaaacattaaaaaGATGATTTAATTGTATTGAAACAAAGAGATGATTAATCATAAGGAAAAAAAGAGGTTTTAATcgtctttttaaatttaaaaaataataacataatcATGGAAATAATTCATTCCACCATCATCTactaaatattgattaaaaataatCTCCAATGATCTTCACTGTAACAtagtaaaaaaagagaaaaaaaacaataatgacacaatctttatacatttatacaaaattttacaagtcAAACtgttctctctctctctttctctctttatttatataaaatttcttaTTTGACCATAtaaattgttcatgaaaaaaagtgttttaatacttgataaaaaaatctgTCATTATCTTGCATATCTATAATATTCTTTTAGCCTacagctgggtttttttttaaaccaaccCTTTTCACACATCTATATCTAAATAAATAATCCATTCACTGTagtatatttaaaagaaaaaaaaaacaacaacaataatatcACTATATAtccttataatttatatttttctctctctctttAACTATATAAAATTTCTTATTTAACCATTTAAATTGCTTAAGAAAAATCAGTGCAAATACTTGATAAAAAACTGTCATTTTTTTGGCATATCTATAATATTCTTTTGGCCTAGAGCTGGTTTTTCTAAACCAACCCTTTTCACACATTTGTATCTAAATAAACAAGCACATCATATATATAAAGAGATAACTTTTAAGTACAATACTCattcaattcaaaacaattataaagatGGAATTTACCGAGGCAATGAGAGAATTTGTCTTTGAAGAATTGGAGTATTACCCTTATTCGTTAATAACTGATCAGGGAACTTTTCCTTGTAGCATTTGCAATGCATCTCATGAACTGAGGTTGGAAAGAGATATACTTATCAAACTACCAATGGAGGATAATTGGTTTAATGGCAGTTTAAAAGAAATGTACCATCAAATGCTACATTTAACAAgtagtgatataaaaaaaatgttttttcatgtAGAAACTGGAGTACTATGCAATGTTCAATATTTAGCCAAAAGAATTATTGAAAAAGATGAGTTCCAATTTGGAATGGGAGAGAAAGTATATGATACTATTCTAGATCTATTATTTGaaaggtaagtttttacaaaTTAAGTCTTGCAACAGGAAAACGTCGACGTTGTGATCTTCTTAAGTTGGGTTGTTGTACAGGTTCTATTTGCTGTTGTGGTAATTGACGATGTTGTTGAGGTAAattgttgttttgtaaatttttcagaTAATTTATTACTTGTAGAATAGTTTCCAATCttcttcttaaattttgattTCCTCTTAAAAACAATTCAGAAACAGCTATAATtgtgacaattatatatataatccaATCTACAAAGAAGAAAACAAGTCATCTGAACTAACACTTTCAGAACTACATGTATGAGATGCATTAAATATAAATTGTTGTTGATTGTCTTGTGGTGGATTTTCAAGTCTTTCAAGATACAATTCATAAGATTCTGGTGTGTGGGCATGTAATCTACATCTCAATTCAAAATCTGGACTATTTGTAGGTTGCTGAcgttcttttttttgtaatattcttCTACGGATGAAATACACACCAAAACCAATAACAGAACATACTAAGGacactgaaatcaaacaaattatatcactcttttaattttatattagatTACATTTTCATTAGGGttacacaatttttcattttaaattggatgataattttttttaatgtgaacaTAAAATTgagtgaaaaaaaattaagaaaaaataataaattagagaacaaaaatatgaaaataaataaagtcTCACCTATTGTAGAACTTATCACACTTGAAACCCATGCAGGTAATCCTTCTGTGCTAGATGTCTAAAATAAAAgatcatttattcattttaggGAAGAAATGTTTGCCATCATGTATAATGGAATGCCCACCCCCCTAAACTTTAATATGTCAGaagaagaaggagaagaagaagaagaagaagaagaagaagaagaagaagaagaagaagaagaagaagaagaagaagaagaagaagaagaagaagaagaagaagaagaagaagaagaagaagaagaagaagaagaagaagaagaagaagaagaagaagaagaagaagaaaagaagaagaagaagaagaagaagaagaagaagaagacgtACAAGATGAAGGATacatagaagaagaagaagtgaTAGTGGACGTCATATATGTTGATGAGGTACTTGTTTACAAAAACTTCTTCACATTATcagtttatttgtatataaataattgTAGTAACATGTAATTATAATCATGCTTaagtatatgaaaatatatattttctttaaattatcaatttcataCAAAtacttttaattcaattttaatataatatcataatacacgtaaaataaaaaaaatctactataCCCCTAACACAACTAGTAATTTAACCATCTTTTTAAAGGTGTAACGTATTAGATTCTAAAATTGTTGAataattttcattatttctaTATTGTAGGAATGATTGTGACCAATTTAATAGAGACCAGACCAGACCAGACCAGACGAAAGATTACagattttttcttcttaaataaATCTTAATATAACATAAATGATTTTggttataatttattattttcaatggcattatatatatatcattgaaattatttaacataCCGTATTTGCAAGTGAAGTGTTCTCATATTCTGGTGATGCCTCATCTGATGTTGATTCTGCTGATGGTTTCTGTAAATGTTACAAGTATGCAATTGAATAAGAATAAATCATATTTACTTTTTCTTTCATCTAACCTTTTTTAACTACATTGTAAGTGCTAATCACTTAAGTTGTAATTCAAAGACTCTCAaggtttttatttatgttttcttaTTGATGTTGACTACATACAGttacttatataaaaaagaagatgtgatgtgattactaatgagacaactatccacaaaagaccaaaatgacacaaatttacaattataggtcaccgtacagccttcaacaatgagtaaaacccataccacatatagtcagctataaaaggcttatATAACTTCAAATTCATTTTAACTTGGACTTATTTATCTCCATTTTTTATAGACATGTATTTTATTCACATGAGCTTCAGCAGGActctttataattttatacgtTTTGGAGTAGTTGATAATTTCTATACTATGCACACAATTAAAAcaatgtttcttttttaatatgttcaCACTTGTATGCTTCCAACACCTTGAACATGAGTAAAGTTGTTAAATATTATGGTCATTGATGTAGGAAATTTGAGTATTTATTAGTGTTGGAATCATTTGGTTGAATGTTGTCTCAAAGATATTTACTCTCATTTTACATATATGGAAATTAGGAGCGCACATTattcatgctgacttgtacagtACTTACACACACATGTTCTCCAAAAACGACTTTAGTGTTTGGTGGTGAATCAACATTTTGACACAGCACCTGCCCGTCCGTTATTAGAACAGTTCTCAGATGTCTACCAGTGATTGCAATGTAGGTGTCAGGGGATAGGGTATTGATGGATAGTGTCTTGACTGTGCTGTACTCCTCGGAATCAAACATGTAATGTCCTTTTCCTACTACACAAACCATTTTTTTCTACCACAAAGTTCAAGTCTTGGATAGCTTTGCATCTTCTAGATGGTTGTAACTCTAGCGGTCTACCACTAGAATCACATAATGCACCCATCAAAACCAATATCAATATCAAAAACATCTCGAAATTGAAAAGTGAACAATAATAATCAATATGGAACCTATAAATGTAATGCAATGGATTGTGGGATATGTTTCTGGAATACGTACTGATAATCCCTCCGAGTACAAGAGCACCTCTCAAggtataaataacaatgaaaacttTTCTCATTCTACattcatttatcaataatatacattatatatatataaatatatacacatatgaaaaccaaatagaaaaatataatattaattttgGAATTAAACAAATCATTCAATCATCTTCAGCGGAACATCGTCAATTTGATCAGGTAACCATTTCTACACGGATAAAGTCTTTCAACATGAAGTGATTTCTCGAGTATATAGATCTCTTAACTACTATTCAAAATCAATCAGTCGGGGAAAGAAAAAACAACTGCTATCATGTTTAATCTCTGCAATGTCTGGAGTTACTGATTCTCTAACAACTATACTCAAATCACACACAAAACCTTCATCAATTTCTCCATCAGGACATTTATGTGGTTGTAATATGTATGTCAGAAATACGTAACAATGatcatattcaaataaattaattgtaTCAATATAATGAACATGTGGGAGGAACCTACATAATCTAAGTTAAATATCAAAGTTTACTAAACATAGAAATTGGAGGGAATAATGTTTGAACAGGGGAAAAAAATAGGGACGCGACAATCATAATGAATCCCTTACAATAAAAGGGAGTATTATGAAACCTATTTAACCGAATCAGAGAAAAAGCGTCACTCTTTTGAATCGAATCAGAGAAAAAGCGTCACTCTCTTTTATTCTTAACTATCCAATGAAAATAAgtggttttattttaaaacagaaatgAGGGAGGGtagaataaaatttgaataaaaaaaagggacgcgacaaacaaacataataaatacttTACAATGAAAGGAGCATCATTAGAGAAAAAGCGTCACCCTCTTTTGTTCGTTTCTACCCAATGAAAATTAatggttttgtttatattttctacCATACTAATATAAAAATGAGAGCCCAAACTAATCATCTTCACTCTTACATCTTACCAGAAAGTTTAACTAGACGGaagtgtgaaaaaaaaaaaaaacatggatcaGATA
This sequence is a window from Mytilus edulis chromosome 1, xbMytEdul2.2, whole genome shotgun sequence. Protein-coding genes within it:
- the LOC139528439 gene encoding uncharacterized protein isoform X2, encoding MVCVVGKGHYMFDSEEYSTVKTLSINTLSPDTYIAITGRHLRTVLITDGQVLCQNVDSPPNTKVVFGEHVCKPSAESTSDEASPEYENTSLANTTSSTEGLPAWVSSVISSTIDWIIYIIVTIIAVSELFLRGNQNLRRRLETILQVINYLKNLQNNNLPQQHRQLPQQQIEPVQQPNLRRSQRRRFPVARLNL
- the LOC139528439 gene encoding uncharacterized protein isoform X1, which produces MVCVVGKGHYMFDSEEYSTVKTLSINTLSPDTYIAITGRHLRTVLITDGQVLCQNVDSPPNTKVVFGEHVCKPSAESTSDEASPEYENTSLANTTSSTEGLPAWVSSVISSTIVSLVCSVIGFGVYFIRRRILQKKERQQPTNSPDFELRCRLHAHTPESYELYLERLENPPQDNQQQFIFNASHTCSSESVSSDDLFSSL
- the LOC139528431 gene encoding uncharacterized protein, with the protein product MEFTEAMREFVFEELEYYPYSLITDQGTFPCSICNASHELRLERDILIKLPMEDNWFNGSLKEMYHQMLHLTSSDIKKMFFHVETGVLCNVQYLAKRIIEKDEFQFGMGEKVYDTILDLLFEREEMFAIMYNGMPTPLNFNMSEEEGEEEEEEEEEEEEEEEEEEEEEEEEEEEEEEEEEEEEEEEEEEEEEEEEEEEEKKKKKKKKKKKKTYKMKDT